DNA from Rhinatrema bivittatum chromosome 1, aRhiBiv1.1, whole genome shotgun sequence:
ATAAAGAACACATAATTGCAATGAATCAGATTCAAATAAAGTTAGTTCATATGGATATGCATTGAATGATGGTATAATTTtaattctgaataattttttaataaTCAGCATAATACCTCCACCTTTACGTTAAGTTCTAGGAATCGAAAAAATATCATATTTAGCGTCACTTAGCTGGTTAATGATGACATTATCGGTGGCTTTAAGCCAAGTCTCAGTAATAACAAAAAAATCAGGGTTTTTTTCgtttaataaatctgaaattattgGAGTCTTCTTACTTATTGCTTGAATATTGATCagaaaaaatgtgagaaaaatgtTAGATAAATTAAGATTGTTTTCTCTTGGGATATTATATAAAGTTCGCACGAACCTATGTTTTTGAGACTGAGAGGATTCTTTAGACTGTGGTTGGCACCTtaagcccaggcctagttcgcctagtgcttccgctggccctgactGGACTGGAGAGAAAGTAGGCACATGAAGGAAAGCAGAGATAATCAGGACTGTGAGTGACAACCCAATGGCTGCTGAACTTTTACTTTCTTCCATTTTCAGCTAAAATGATACGTTTTTGCAGAGCATTATTTATTGTGCAGTAATAACCAATAAAGGGCGGTCAAACTGTGCTGTTTTTCAAAAGGGGCACTTTATAGCCCAGTGGTTAGCATAATGTGCTCTAATTATGCATGCAATCCAGGTTCAGGAATGATCCCAGGACTCAACTATACTGTTTTCCAGGAGCAGTACTTAATTTATGGTCCAGAGATGAGCACAATGTGCTCTAACATAAGAGATCCAAGTTCAAGAGTGATCTGATGAGTGGCTACTAAATCATACTAATTTCTAAAAGGGGTACTTTATGCTTTTGTGGGTAGCATGATGTTCTGTAACAAAGCAGGATACAGATGCAGGGGACACAGGAAAGCACTGCTACAGTAGAAGAAGTAATGGAGCactgaaaaatcaaaatatcccAACTGAAGTGCTAGGCTACAACCCCACTTTTCAGGTCCTCCATGTGTTTACTCTCCACAATGGGCTGTTaggagatgggggaaggggaaggatgttttctatttgaTGTCTTTTTACACCGGACCATGTGAAGAATTTGGGATATTATATTATAAGGAAAGCTGCATATGGGGAGAAGGTGGCTCACCGAAAGTAAAATCAAAATGATGGAGAGAGGAGCCTCATGTattaaaaagaggaattatattatatattatattagcGAGCGGTAAGGAAACAGGCTTAGAAGTAAGAGCATGCAGAGTACACAAAGTATCGGAGAGGAAAAGAGGCTTGTTCAGGGCTTTAGTCAGGGAACCCAAAGTGCTGTTTAAACCCCTCATTGCAGGTTGAGAAATATAGATTCTGTGATGGATAACCTGTAGGTCCCTAACAGGATCACACTCAGCAAAATAACCCATCCACCCTCAAGGTGTTGTATTCCAAACATAAAATAGATTATACTGTGAAGAATCACAAGTCGACAGGTAGAAAAATCAAAGATACAATCCCAGAgcgataaaaataaaagcagaatgCAGTTCttagggatatgcagaaggaaataatttgtttcatttcgtattttcatttcgctgggacccaattcatttcattagtttcataggggggggggggggggggaaaccaattcatttattagtttcatttgttttttgtttgccattaaagtcaatgggggaagtatttgcagcctctttttggctgcagaattggggttttcttatcaatttggatgaaacttctggggagcaatcatcagaagaagaaaagagctccaaggtacttagactgtggcaaagtggcaccaaagtggcatgaatagcctaaggcactgtataGCGTCAAAGGAGTACCAGGAGTAGCAAgggtgctttaacagaggtgcaaagcagcaacgAGAGTttcaaaaacacagcacagcttcaaaagagagcacttataacagatgcatgaaactcgaaggcagcatgacaggcaaagggGCAAGACGAGTGGCATCAAACAtcttacagcacaatgaagggggagcatagcaagcagaaagagtgtcagaaaaaaccacaaggcatcgataaagggacaaagcagcagaaagactagcagcaacatactgaggaaccatgatagtggcaagaacaccacaaggagtagagtgagtcatctggtgtatggcagcaaggcagagtggcagaaagttgataggggcaagagaggctggcagagctgaggtagtcaggtcactgtggttttgataggggcaagacaggctggcagagctgaggtagtcaggtcgctgtagtgttgataggggaaagacaaggaggcaagacaagacgaggcacAGCACGTGGATGGTGTTAGGTCAGTAGTAGTGGTCCCCAGCGTCCCGGGACCAGGTCTTCTCGGACCCAGGTTGTTTGTGAATACAgccgaaagtgggtggtaaactccatctaaggctaaatactggcACGAGACCAATAGTTAACAactagttcaataaaaaaaagtgcagtaaaaaaaagcttggctgcctggcaggcacagcaacaaaaaagaacaaatatctttttcagcaatagaaaatttaTTGTGGGaaactagcaatagcaattgaataaatatttgagacactctgagagagctcaaacagcaaacaagcttctcagatagaacccaagaagaggggATCAGGGTGAAGGAGGACGGGGCACCCTGCATGCGGCGCAACTGTGAACCGACCAGTTTGAAACacagaccaaggagtctaacctgcatgctaggacctgaaacatgatgaactatgcctgggtggggtggagctgctgtgggtgcagatcttggtggtagtagcaaatattcaaacaagagccccggggagagttccctttcctttctgcaggaaaggactccctagaatgggttcattcctagagtgtggtggttctcttggcgtctagtgagctctcgctggtcttttaaatctggtggacgtagcagatatacaaaagagaattttgaaggctgaggtgAGGAGGTTTCCAtttgaacagcggttcaacatgtgtcagtgggtgttaagagataggcgacacccggggagagttccctttcctttgcacaggaaagggctccctggaatgggttcgcccTGAGAGTGGGGCACaggccttcaaagtgtggcaaagtggaggaggtttccatatgaacagTGGTTCCACATGTGTCAGTGGGTGTTAAGTAATAGGCCATActcgggaagagttccctttcctttgagcaggtatgttgtggtttgatctgtcacttcttcctgaactggttcactgccagaataaaatgacatctttttcatttctgaaagataattcaacagcggatgcttttagagcaatagagactgccatttgtgaagcaagaactgagatGGAGATTATTTgagaatacccagaagctattaactgtacttatgcacttcagctgatgacaaaggaacttgaagagctctcagaaataagaaaactgctactcaattcaaatctacaatatcaacctatgttgactttgtacccagCACAgagcctctgtaaactatgggaacacagtggatgaactagagtacaaccaccaccagttttctatagtactagaaacattaatgttggcacctaagaaaaatttagggaaaatggcccatattatgaaggtcatgaaaactattgagcaaatGAAacatgcaagctccaaacatcttaagtcagctttttctgttcttacattccaaatgttaaaacaggaaaaagaatattctggaaagaagtgatgcacaaatacatgaaactgaaattagagatagtagaactaaactcagacaggcacagcttttgggGTCGGGCCCTTGTAGtaacataagggctggacgggcaggcacatcagttgaggtcaggcccttgaagtgacataagggctggacagtggacagacaggcacagtgtttgagtacaggcccttgtagtggcataagggctggacagacaggcacagcgtttgggatcaggcccttgtagtgacttaagggctggatgggcaggcacatcagttgaggtcaggcccttgtaatgatgtaagggctggacagtggacagacaggcacagcgtttgaggtcaggcccttgtagtgacataagggctggacagacaggcacagcgtttggggtcaggcccttgtagtgacataagggctggacatacaggcacagtgtttttggtcagacccttgtagtgacgtaagggctggacgggcaggcacatcagtaGTGGTCAAGCCCTTGCATTGATGTAagagctggacagtggacagacaggcacagcgtttggggtcaggcccttctagtgacataagggctggacatacaggcacagtgTTTTTGGCcagacccttgtagtgacgtaagggctggatgggcaggcacatcagtagTGGTCAAGCCCTTGCATTGATGTAagagctggacagtggacagacaggcacagcgtttggggtcaggcccttctagtgacataagggctggacatacaggcacagtgtttttggtcaggcccttgtagtgatgtaagggctgggcagtggacagacaagcacagcgtttggggtcaggcccttgtagtgacttaagggctagatggatgttattgtttgtaaggttttgggtggaaccttggacactgtggcagctgaccacacccacggctGGGGgtcctgtgaggagccacaggtcaggctcagctttgggacacacaacagagttatatcttttattagacagatttcagaagccaccagaggtggcagcagtgagtagagatgaaggcCGGCTgagctagggttcctcaggatactggaacagcgattcagTCTAtgactgtgctgtagtggagaaaactgagatagtgagtacagtggagcatacacagagttctggtattgagcctcgttggtaaagttactcacacagtggtttctcccgGCAGGTGACACAGAAACTGGAATAGAGGCAGggcctcgaggagtgagtacctggttccagggaacagctctgaggaaataaagttggtaactcactgatgatgtaggccacggtttcttccaagcagaagagataagttcaggcagcgagtcatgGAACATgggccctggaggagcgagtaccggttcctgatagcgacctgaaagaaatgagagaggcccccaaggagcgggtaccccattaggataaagtccaaaagttggggaggcagagtagctaggtacagagagcgaatcccatccgtaaggagatcccttgctaactcaattagctagcaaaaagtggaggcttttgtatccgggatgtgtgacatcatcacagggagACGCACTCGAGATTcatgccaaagagagaataagaagcagggccgcgcggtgcgtgcaccctatggtacctggacaacatggcgggatgcagcgcccaagctggacaggggatgccagagaggacggcaggcagatgccgcggcagccagacatccatttaccgtgggaggagtcgcaaaaaaggtaaggtggtcggagtggagacgtcgggcagcgacagtcgtaataacggataggcacagcagttgaggtcaggtaTATGTattgatattatctggagcatatgaggcagttggagctgctgcaaggccttaaattgcttttattcatcttgccattcacaaggaaaatctggaaacccaagcaaaggcaagtTTATTTTCTAAAActctagcatttccatcaactctggtgccagccttgagcgttgagggctcatgatatcccctgtcattgaaaatacacattcactgggcacactggttggtggacatgacagatatcactgagccactttggataggtgtggccagacattggacttgtgtgcccaatatgccagcagatctgtctgcatgtcctctatgagctctgtgagataccgtttcactgatatttctgctggtgtctcctttgcttgggcgggctgagagtcattcttgccagctgctttcactctagcccatGCCAGAACAGATGATGTTTTAGGGGCAACATAGCTTtagcgtactgaagtggaggaggaagtactagctgtcgctgacagagtgctgctcctggtttggcttgcactactctctaaagtgcccgctgtttcctcctctgcttcatgcctaatctgtctctgcctatggcacttaTGTTCACGGacatttactaacagcaggttcttcacaaatgtgagacaatcagactgtagggcgagtttccctttcacatggggatgtGGTGAGCATATATCtgtcctaatctctcttgcacctgcttctgcaaaaagtctgGACAATACAGCACCTCTGCTgacattccctcttcctgtttaaagccctccaaattttcctccagaaaattaactatagggatgatgtcagccaaggtggcacttctggaactcagctcctccatggcatccttgaagggctgcaggattttaacCAGCTGACTcgtgactaaccaatcatgatgccctaggggactctgtacacctatgtccatttccacagaaaggtcatgaaggggtgtctgctgttccactaacctctgcagcatcatataggtggaattccactgggtgccagtgtcttgaatgagacgcttgtgaggcatcctcaaatcagtctgcttttcacggagaacctgccccgccttcacacgtCTGTGGAAgtatgctgctatgttcctgcacttgtgtattaacgtatgcaggtattcattctcttggtgattgggctccaaccccagagctgacttcactaccaggtgcagagtgtgtgcaaaatattggatgttctgaaagtccccatcagatattgcctttaccatgtttgcgacaaagaaccctgcctgaagattcctgtctctctggtgtagctgccagtatctgtctgatgcatgctagaatattggcattGTTTGTTAGGTGGGTGTGCCTTAAagcctgatacttgttcactaatagagctgctgcctgcccctgccaggTCCCACTAGTGTGCtgtcattcaggccgatacagtaaagcgcggccacggttaccctgcttctaactcagaatttggccgcgtaagtccaacccgcgattcactacccctttaaactcatccttaccgcttctttaaatgggtaaccctttccgcccgcagcatgtatataagATGTAAACggtccgattagctattccctcccatacagcaatgtgcaccccgattatctcctttttaacctgtagttttgccgcgcgtttaacctgctaacttaccgcctaccctcacccctgcgttagtgtggagcgtagggtcagagagacgaaatttcatgggcaaacgaccccctcacccttaccctggcgttagtgtggtgtgacagcaataggcaggctccggtcaaaatcccccccccccccctcccgaagcaaggcgcagggcgaaaatcgacatgtcattaaaacaaaagtaaataaagtataataaaagtaaacttactgcatggaTGACATGGGATGCCCCAAGCAGATGACATGCCTATTATGGGGATCCATGTTAGACATGATGCTTGTGCATCAGGGGCATCATTGGAACCCAGAAGACATGcaattcaaaataaaagaaacacaaTTGAATTTGATGGCAGTAGCAATCAATGGCCTGATGGGCATTGTGAGCAccgctgcctgggaggggaacCGACAGCAAAAGGAAACTTAAAGAAACGTTTGAAAAACCTACCTAGGGACACTATGGGAAGACTACAGAACCCCACAATGaacagccaaaaaaaatcctatgGGAACTCGATCAATTGAAAAATCCCAAAGTGAGACTCAGAAAAATCGTGACCACCAGGCTCTGCGGAAAAAGAAAGACTGGAAGGACCCCATGTGATTACAATGCATGGGATAAATCcatgggatctctaaggaagtgatgagaaaattataatgctaaattaattggacagatgaacagactggatgggccataacagtctttttctgccatcattcttTTAGGTTTTTATGtatgctcagtcaaagttctagaaattctGACATATTTTCCATGCAGAGTTCCATTAGATGATGTCAccatgtgtgaagactgccatcctgcttgtccttgaagaacAGCTCTTCCTCTCACCTGCAACATAACATTCTTCTCCTGAACCCTGCACCAACTGCCCCAGCAGTTACAGTATCAGTGCTACAGCCTGCGACACCAACTTCTGTACCACTTTAGCTAACACTTCTCTAGCCTATGGCCCAGTTTCTGCACCTGCTGCACTATAGCTTGATTGACCTGGTTTTCATAGCCCCTCATGGTACCAAGAGTGGGAGGGAATTTGCACATTAATAATTGCTCCTCCTTGTTTCCTCTGCTACTTAGAAAACTCTACTTCTTTGTAGAGCATCATGTGCTACCAAGGAAATTGTtatagtgctgctgctgctgctactactaataCAATACCAGCAAAATTATTCCATAGCAAAGAGAATTCACTTACAGTAACCTTAAAAAGCAGGTTCCCTTTAAAATGCAATTGAGAGCTTCTGAGCTGAGATCGATATTGTAAATTTACTGTTTTTCTAATATGTATATACAATACAGTCCAGCTTCAATAAACCAGAATATTAGTTCAACAATCAgattccagtttaaaaaaaaaccaaccccaaaccaCCACCCCTCAAACTGAAATTCCAGTACACAGTAGAAACACAACCACCTTTAAAGTGGGACAGATCCAATCGTTCTGGATTGGTGTAGCAGAAAGACAAGGAAATATTCTTTTATGAACTTTGAGTATAGTGTATAGTGACACAGAGCCTTATACTTTTAATATAAAACTTTCTAATATAaccaaaaaagcattttacagcagcaaaaaaaaaatatttttattgacagctaaattaaaagaaatgcaGTGACAGCCTTCATGAAAAATGCAGATGGTGATTAAAGCTCATTTTCTCATGGTAAGGGAAGTATTCACTCTAGTTATTATCAGAAATGACATTATGTCCTTGTATAAGAAATGAGAGAGGTACAATATTCTCATTTTCATTTCAGCATAAAGTACTGAGATCAGCTTTGGTACAGCCCCATTTGCAGCACATGCCTGCCATGCCTACAGAGATGTCCCGTTTTCTCCTGTGGTTCTTTTGCCAAGGATATCTGTCTGACCCCACAGGAGGAATGGCCCCTATTCCACTTACAGCCTTCTGAACAGCCTGCTCAACCTGACGGCTATACTCATTGAAACCTTTTGATGCAGGTCCATACTCTTTGTAGTCATCATTTAAGCTGAAAGAATCTTGGAAGGGCTGTTGATCAAATGGCTGGCCGGCCTTTGAAAGTTGCTGCAAATCAGCACCAAAGATAGACTGTAACTTCAAGTTATCCAGTTCTTTGTTGTAGGTTTGAGTAGAATCTGttgacagaaaaataaataaatgagaaaaaaataaataaagtacaacTAGGCAGTATGGTGAGATGCATAGCTCAAATATTCTGCTTAGAATGATTTGATAGGAATATAGCAATGGTGTATGTGATAAATCATAATCAGTGCCCCTAGCCTCTCACAATTGTGCAGCTTCAGGAGAAACCGCATAATTACCTTGCTGCATAATTGACAGCTTGCCACAGTATCAAAATAGGTGACACTTTTCCACCACCTAATTCAGTCTTTCAAAGAAAGCTATAGCTTGACTTCCTTCAGCCTCAGTTCTCTctactgctcctccagcccctgctctcacAAACAGTCTGCATAGAAGGGGTGGAGTGGGTGTGGTGCTAAAGCAGCAGCTCATGAAAGAGGCAGCCCTCGACTCTCTTAGCTCAGTCCCTTTCCTTCTGTTGTTCCCCCTACCCCTCTCTTGAAGGGAACAGGATGGGAGAAATGAAGTTGGAGTAGACAACGCAGTCACAATTATCCCTCAGATATCTCCTAAATCAACCCAAAGGTGATGATTCTTCCTGGATGGAATGATATCCCTTTAGAAGACTTTGTATCTTTATACCAAGGTTCTTGCACCAGCAtagggagttaataaacatgtggataaaggtgaaccggtagatgtagtgtacttggattttcagaaggcatttgacaacgttcctcatgagaggcttctaggaaaactaaaaagtcatgggacaggaggcaatgtcctttcgtggattgcaaactggctaaaagacaggaaacagagagtaggattaaatgggcaattttctcagtggaagggagtggacagtggagtgcctcagggatctgtactgggacctgtgcttttcaatatatttataaatgatctggaaagaaatacgacgagtgagacaatcaaaattgcagatgacacaaaattgttcag
Protein-coding regions in this window:
- the LOC115097707 gene encoding relaxin-3-like, with product MLRLSARHLLCVGLLLAEFPAQGHGGGEYGVKLCGREFIRAVIYTCGGSRWKRLWAEAVPRELPPQPGSGRRSGDSTQTYNKELDNLKLQSIFGADLQQLSKAGQPFDQQPFQDSFSLNDDYKEYGPASKGFNEYSRQVEQAVQKAVSGIGAIPPVGSDRYPWQKNHRRKRDISVGMAGMCCKWGCTKADLSTLC